Below is a genomic region from Desulfobacterales bacterium.
TGATCCGGGGCATGTGACTTCCAGGGTTTTAACCCTGAGAATGAGTCGTGCGGCAGCAATTATCGAGGAGGCCAAATCCGGTGGTTTTGAAAGTATCGTTATCGGACGCCGCGGCTTAAATATTGTCGAGGAAATCATCATGGGCCGGGTCAGTAAAAAGGTCCTCGAACTGGCAAACACAATGGCGGTCTGGGTTGTTGGGACATAGCCCGTCTTGACGTGTTGAAATGGTTTGAATTTGCGAAAATAGCAAATTTTAACACTTTATCATAAACCGACGGGCAGTTATTTGAAAAATTTGAATAGCACTCGTTTCGGGATAAACGCTTGTGCCCCTTGATTTCATGGATAAAGTGGCCGGCAAATAAGTTTTTGGTATGGTTTGTGCTGAGGATATAAAAGCGCAGGGATATCCTGGCAGTGTCATAATCCATAATTCTATACATGATATTTTAATTTACTTGACGTGGCAGAGAACAATTTATAAGTAGTTTAAAAAAGGTTAATCGTCTCGGCTGCTTTTTGGGGGTAGGCTGGTGAAGAAAAATCGTATTTTGATCGTCGATGACAGTTCAACCGTCCGTTTGGGGTTGAAAAGACTATTATCGCCCTTGAATGCCGAGATCCAGGAGGCGGTTGACGGACAGGCCGCTTTTGAATGTGCGGTGAACGGTGAATTCGAATTAATCATTACCGATTATGAAATGCCGGGAATGAACGGATGTGATTTGTGCTCACGGTTAAAGAGCCATCCCCAGACACATGCGGTCCCCGTTATTATGCTCAGTTCTTTTGATACGGATGCGCATGTCAGCGATGGATATAATGCGGGCGCAGCCGCTTATGTCTCAAAAAATGATGCGTGGCACAGTCTGAATTCAATCGCAGAAGATGTGCTGTCCAGATTCAATACACGAAAGCGTCAGCGGATCATGGTCGTAGATGATTCGTTCTGTATCCGTAAAATAATGAGCAACGGTCTGGCCAGGGCAGGATATCAGGTGCTTTCCGCTCAGAACGGAAAGGATGCCCTGAATAAAATTGCTGAACAAAGGCCGGATCTGATTTTGAGTGATATTGATATGCCGGAGATGAACGGTCTGGACTTTTGTGAAGCGATTCATCAGAATCCGCAGTGGGCCGATATTCCTTTCGTAGCCGTCAGCGCCTGTAGTGACCGGGCGCATATGAAGCGGATGACGCAGTACGGGGCGACCGCTTATATGGTCAAGCCCATTAATATGGATCAGTTGTTGATACTGATCGAAAAGCTTCTCTCCGATCATTTCCTTTTGCTGCTCAAGGAAAAGGAACGTCTGGATATGGAGCGGAACCTGATGCTGGCCAGCATCACCAGTCTGATATCGGCGCTGGAGGCACGGGATCAATATACAAAAGGCCATTCCGAGTCGGTCGCGGCTATCGTTTCCGAGATGGTCTCTCTTTCGGGTGCGGACAAAAAAGAAATAGAAGCGGCGACCATAGGGGCCAGATTGCATGATATCGGGAAAATCGGTGTGCGGGATAATGTCCTTCTGAAGCCCGGACGGCTGGAGGGTGAAGAATTTGAGCACGTCAAGCAGCATTCGGTGATTGGCGCCAATATACTCAAATCCATTCCGAGTCTTTCCGATATTATTCCAATTGTTTTATCTCATCATGAACGAATCGATGGTAAGGGGTATCCCCATGGCATTAAAGGGGGCAGCATTCCTCTGTGGGCGAGAATGACCGCTGTGGCCGATACCTATGACGCGTTGACCAGTGACCGGCCGTACCGGAAAGGTATGCCCGTGGACAAGGCGCTCCAGATCGTCGAGGAAGCCAGGGGAACACAGCTTTGCCCGGATTGCGTGGCCCTTTTTATGAAGTGTGGATTCCATCGGAAAATAAAAAAATAGGCTTGATCGCCTCTGCCGATACCCCTCCATATGCTCAGGCTTCCCTTTGTTCCGTTTAGAGGCTGCATCACACCGCCGAAAATTCGGAATTAAAAAATAAGCCGGAATTTATGCGTCAGAATGGCGCAGGTGGCCAAAACGCCAACTGCCTGATTTAAAACGCTGTTGTTCCGGTTTTGTTGTCCGGGCTTTCGTAACGCAGCCAGACCGGATGCATCGGCGCTTACGGTTTTAAAATGAATCATCCTGGTGCCAATCCATGGGGAAGACAGGAAAACAACATCGCGTTTGTGAATGTGTCATGGTGTGTGAGACCAGTTGCAGATACCATCGGATTTGAATTCGACAGAGTCAGCAGGCAATTGTAAGCGGATATTCAAGGCAACGGCTCAGGAATCAGACCGCCGTGGAGGCCGAGCAATATAAGGTGAAATCGGCGGCCAAATTCTCCCGCCGGATGCCATTGGAAATAAAGTTTCAAAGGATACTGAAGAAATGACGCAACATGTTGTGCTGTTCGTAGTTGGCTTGTTCATGCTGTATTACGGGGCCGAGTGGCTGGTTAAGGGCTCATCCGGCCTTTCGAGAAGTCTGGGACTGAGTCCGCTTGTCATCGGCCTGACGGTGGTGGCATTCGGAACCTCAGCGCCTGAGCTGGTGGTCAGTCTTGTTTCCTCGATCAAAGGCAAGAGCATGATCGCCGTGGGAAACGTGGTGGGAAGCAATATTTGTAATATCGCGCTGGTGCTGGGACTGTCATCCATGGTGCAGCCTATCCGGGCTCATCGCTCCGTTATCCGCCGCGATATTCCGGTGATGCTGGGAATTTCCTTATATCTTCTGCTGATTTCGATCAACGGGATGATCGGCAGGGTTGAAGGGGCAACGCTGTTTGCAGGGATCATCGTGTATACCGTTTTGAACTACAGAAGCGCTGCAGAAGGGGGGGCTGCCGGCAGGGTTGAAGACGCTCCGGGTGACGCGGACGGGCACAGGATGGTTGCGGGGTCGAGGCTTAAACAGTCGGGGCTGGTTGTTGCCGGTATTACCGGAGTGGTTGTCGGCGCTGATTTCCTGGTCGATTCGTCGGTGGCCATCATGAAAGTTTTCGGGTTCAGTGAAAAGTTTATCGGCCTGACGGTTGTTGCCCTGGGTACATCACTGCCGGAACTGGCCACCTCTGTGATTGCGGCGGTGAGAAAAGAGATGGATATCAGTATCGGTAATCTGGTGGGCAGCAACGTGTTTAATATTCTCGGTGTTCTTGGCACGGCTTCACTCGTACGGCCGATTCAGATTTCCGGCGGTTTTTTCGGAAGCGGTCTGTTCATCGATTACCTGGTCATGATGGCTACCAGCTTTCTGCCGTGGTTGATGATGAGAAAAACGCTGACAGTGACACGAAAAGACGGCCTGGTCCTGATCAGTATTTATGCCGCCTATGTGGCCTGGCTGTTATTTAAATCCTGATTCCGCACTTGATCGTTGAGTTGGTAAAATGAAGGATCAGCCGCGGATTTACGCGGATCTTTGCCTGTTTTTTTGGGAAAATATTTTTGAACCACAGAGATCACAGAGGACCAGCCCCTTTTAAATGGATATGTCATAATTTTCTGTGAGTGCGGTGATCTATGTTTTATCCAGCACCTCCCGGACAGCTTCGGCAAGGTTTCTGATGCCCATGGGTTTGATCAGAAACTTTTTGATTCCCATTTGCATCGCTTTGTCTTCATCAATCAGTTCACTGAAACCGGTACATAATATAATCGGAATATCTGAACGAATTTTCATCAACTCGACCGCCAGTTTATGCCCGGACAGACCATGCATGGTCATATCGGTTATGACCAGGTCAAATGTGTCCGGGTTTGAACGAAACAGGTTCAGTGCCGCTCCTGGATCGTTTTGACAGTTGACGCTATAACCCAGTGATGACAGCATCTGCTTGGCCACAGCCAGCAGCATTTTCTCGTCATCGACAAACAGGATTCTTTCTGTTCCGGTTGGAAAGGGTTTATTAATCAGCTCATCCGCCGCCGGTTTGTCCACATGCGCAATAACAGGCAAAAACACGTTGAAAACAGATCCGTTTCCGACTTTGCTGTGTACCGTAATTGCCCCATCATGGCTTTTGACAATGCCATAAACCACAGCAAGGCCCATGCCCGCGCCTTTGCCGACTGCCTTGGTTGTAAAGTAGGGATCAAATATTTTATCAATTATTTCCGGCTCTATTCCGGAGCCGGTATCGCTAACCGAAATTTTTAAATAATCTCCCGGATTTAAATCTTGAGCCCCTTTGATATCTTTTTCTTCGAGATTGCCCTGGTCGATTGTAATTTGCAGAATCCCTTCGTAATTCATTGCCTGTACGGCGTTGGTGCACAGATTTATAAGAATTTGATTGATCTGGATTGGATTGGCCAAAACCGTATCGGTCGTTGTCAAAAAAGATTGTCTGATTTCGATGCTTTTCGGTATGGAGGCACGCAACATCCGTAACGATTCCTCTGCAATCGGAACCACATTTACAGGTTTTCGAATATATTGGGATTTGCGACTGAAATTCAGGATCTCCATGATCAATTCTCTTGCCCGTAAAGAGGCTTTTTTTATTTCTTCAAACCGGGTATGAACGGTCCCGCCTTTTACTGTTTCAGTCAGTGCCAATTCAGCGTTTCCCAGAATGATCCCGAGAATGTTATTGAAATCATGGGCGATACCCCCGGCCAGGGTGCCAATCGCCTCCATTTTTTGACCCTGGCGAATTTGGTCCTCAAGCCGCTTTTTTTCCAATTCAGCCTTTTTGGCATCGGTTATATTTTCAAATGTGAAGGCAATAAAGCCGGGCTTTGGACGATAAACAAAAAGTTTTTGCCAACTGTTGAGTCCTTTAAGATAGCCAGTAATCTGCATGGGCTCGCCTGTTTGTTCGACCCGGGCAAAGTTTTCAAACCATGAGTCCTCCAGACCGGGAAAGCATTCTCTGACGGTGCGGCCGATAACTTTATCAGTTTTAAGCCCTGTCAGCCTTTCATGGGAAGGGTTTACCTCAATGTAGCGCCAGTCAGCCGGATGTTTATTTTCGTCACAAACCATTTCAAGCATGGCAAAACCGCTGAGCATTTTCTCAAACAGTAATCGATACTTTTTCTCGCTTTCCCGCAACGCTTCTTCCAGGTACCTGCGCTCGGTCGTATCGATAATGAACGCTTCGATGCCGGTCGTTTCCTGTGAATGGATGACAGGCCGTGCGGAAAAGACGTGATATCCTGTCGAGCCGTCCTTGCATTTTCTGCTCAG
It encodes:
- a CDS encoding calcium/sodium antiporter, which encodes MTQHVVLFVVGLFMLYYGAEWLVKGSSGLSRSLGLSPLVIGLTVVAFGTSAPELVVSLVSSIKGKSMIAVGNVVGSNICNIALVLGLSSMVQPIRAHRSVIRRDIPVMLGISLYLLLISINGMIGRVEGATLFAGIIVYTVLNYRSAAEGGAAGRVEDAPGDADGHRMVAGSRLKQSGLVVAGITGVVVGADFLVDSSVAIMKVFGFSEKFIGLTVVALGTSLPELATSVIAAVRKEMDISIGNLVGSNVFNILGVLGTASLVRPIQISGGFFGSGLFIDYLVMMATSFLPWLMMRKTLTVTRKDGLVLISIYAAYVAWLLFKS
- a CDS encoding response regulator, translated to MKKNRILIVDDSSTVRLGLKRLLSPLNAEIQEAVDGQAAFECAVNGEFELIITDYEMPGMNGCDLCSRLKSHPQTHAVPVIMLSSFDTDAHVSDGYNAGAAAYVSKNDAWHSLNSIAEDVLSRFNTRKRQRIMVVDDSFCIRKIMSNGLARAGYQVLSAQNGKDALNKIAEQRPDLILSDIDMPEMNGLDFCEAIHQNPQWADIPFVAVSACSDRAHMKRMTQYGATAYMVKPINMDQLLILIEKLLSDHFLLLLKEKERLDMERNLMLASITSLISALEARDQYTKGHSESVAAIVSEMVSLSGADKKEIEAATIGARLHDIGKIGVRDNVLLKPGRLEGEEFEHVKQHSVIGANILKSIPSLSDIIPIVLSHHERIDGKGYPHGIKGGSIPLWARMTAVADTYDALTSDRPYRKGMPVDKALQIVEEARGTQLCPDCVALFMKCGFHRKIKK
- a CDS encoding MEDS domain-containing protein, which encodes MKTHSFLRTIEDLKPGDHVCSIYKTDQEYRKAVTLFLRQGLKRNEKLLYIADQDQFETIIGYFRSDGIEIDALLRSGQLGGVSLEDAYRTKGIFDPDRIINLIRRKTEPILLEGYSALRVTCDLTKAIEGLHDAGQVIKYESGLNAFLTGSPCLVLCLYDRRYLKPDLLLSVLTVHPKVLIETEVIENFYYMPPEEMLSPDVSVKNLNRWLHNLADRKRLEMELIDSEKHYRSFFENSPISLWEEDLSDVKQHIVQLKKTGVKDFEKYFKTHPEEVRLCAGLVNIVDVNEATLPLYKANDKKELFTSLDNVFGEASYEVFKKELIAIAEGCLTFEGEAVNKTLTGETVDLSLKWSVAPGHEQSLSKILVSIIDVTERKRAEMALKESENRFRSIIENTQAGYFLIDKDGIIQNANQALAKLYGFSAVDEIVGRHFNIFQQSVDIEHAKKMFSGLKNGDQQYLTGELSRKCKDGSTGYHVFSARPVIHSQETTGIEAFIIDTTERRYLEEALRESEKKYRLLFEKMLSGFAMLEMVCDENKHPADWRYIEVNPSHERLTGLKTDKVIGRTVRECFPGLEDSWFENFARVEQTGEPMQITGYLKGLNSWQKLFVYRPKPGFIAFTFENITDAKKAELEKKRLEDQIRQGQKMEAIGTLAGGIAHDFNNILGIILGNAELALTETVKGGTVHTRFEEIKKASLRARELIMEILNFSRKSQYIRKPVNVVPIAEESLRMLRASIPKSIEIRQSFLTTTDTVLANPIQINQILINLCTNAVQAMNYEGILQITIDQGNLEEKDIKGAQDLNPGDYLKISVSDTGSGIEPEIIDKIFDPYFTTKAVGKGAGMGLAVVYGIVKSHDGAITVHSKVGNGSVFNVFLPVIAHVDKPAADELINKPFPTGTERILFVDDEKMLLAVAKQMLSSLGYSVNCQNDPGAALNLFRSNPDTFDLVITDMTMHGLSGHKLAVELMKIRSDIPIILCTGFSELIDEDKAMQMGIKKFLIKPMGIRNLAEAVREVLDKT